The segment AAAATTTTCGGCGGGCAGGATTACGAGCAGGCGCGCTTCGTCGACGTCGTCAAGCGCAACCGCCAGCTGGCCGTCAAGCACGCGGCCACCTCGGCCATGAATTCCGGCTTCATCATGATGCTCGTCGGTATCACCCTGTCGTCCGTGATCTACTTCGCCATGCTGCGCGCGCAAAGCGGCGCCATCACGCCGGGCGCCTTTGTTGCCTTCATGGGCGCGCTGATGGCGATGCAGTCGCCGATCAAGAATCTGACGAAGATCAATGAACCGCTGCAGCGGGGCCTGGCGGCTGCCGAGTCCGTCTTTGGCCTGATCGACACGCCGCTGGAACCGGACCCGGGCACCATCGCCCCGGCGGCCGTGCAGGGCAATCTGTCCTTGCAAAACGTGCAATTTCGCTACAACAGCGACGACCCCGACGCGCCCACGGCCTTGAGCGACATCACGCTCGACATCCGCGCCGGCGAAACGGTGGCCCTGGTGGGCGGCTCCGGCGGCGGCAAGACGACCTTGCTGGGCTTGCTGCCCCGCTTCTACGACGTCAGCGGCGGCCGGATCCTGCTCGACGGCGTCGACGTGCGCGACTACGCCTTGCTGGCCCTGCGGCGCCAGTTCGCCCTCGTCAGCCAGGACGTGATTTTGTTCAACGACACGATGGCGGCCAATATCGCGTACGGCGACCCGGCCCCGGACCAGGCCCGTATCGAAGCGTCGGCGCGCGCCGCCTACGCCCACGACTTCATCATGCAGCTGCCGCAAGGCTACGCCACGCAGGCGGGGCAGAACGGTTCACGCCTGTCGGGCGGGCAACGTCAGCGCCTGGCGATTGCGCGCGCCCTGTACAAGGATGCGCCGATTCTCTTGCTCGACGAAGCGACCAGCGCGCTGGACACGGAGTCGGAGCGTTCCGTGCAGGCGGCCTTGGAAGTGCTGATGCGCAACCGCACCACCATCGTCATCGCCCACCGCCTGTCGACCATCGAAAGTGCCGACCGCATCGTCGTCATGCAGGGCGGCCGCCTGGTCGAGTCGGGCAGCCATGCCGCCTTGCTGCAGCAGGGCGGCGCGTATGCGCGCCTGCATGCGAGCCAGTTGTCGCCCGTCAAGGACAGCGTGGGCTGAGCTGTCCCTCTCTTTTTCATTGCGTGCGGCAATCGTGCCCATGGCGCACGGCGCTTGCCTTTATGATGGTGGCCGCAAAGCAACATGAACAATGGAACAACATGAAGAATCAACAGACGCTGCGCTGGCTGCTGGCCGCCGCACTGGGCATGGGTGCGACCCTGCCGCCGGCGGCGGTGTCAACGCCAACGCTGCAGGAGGAAGACCACACCATGTACCTGGATCAAGATTTCATGCCCAGCAAGCAGCGCCGCGCTACCTATGCGCTGCGCACGCCGCCCGTGCGCGACGAGGCGCTGGGCGCCTGGCACGTGCGGCTCGAATTTCCCGACACGCCGGGCGTGCTGGCCTTTGAAACCTATGCCACCGACCTGGATCTGAGCCAGGTCAGGTTCGTGCGTTTTCGCAAGTACTACTACGAAAATGGTCAGTTGTTGCGCGAAACCTATTTCAATGACCAGGGCGAGGAGCTGCTCGGCGGCTGCGTGTACTTCGAGAATGGCCAGGTCAAGCAGCGGGTGACGGCCTTGCCGAACGGGCGCGACAGCATCTCGGAAACGTATCACGAGAATGGCCAGCTGATGAACCGCACCTTGTATCACGGCGACGAGATGGCCGACGGCGAGCACGTGTCATATGGCGCGAACGGGGCCGTCAGCAACCGGTCTTATCAACGCAATGGCAAGATGGATGGTGTGCAGGAATCGTTTTATGACGATGGCAAGCTGTTCCAGCGGGGACAGTTCGTCGATGGCAAGCGCGAGGGCGAGTTTGTCACGTATGCGCAGGACGGCAAGGTGCTGGCCAAAACCGTGTGGGTGCACGGCCAGCCCGACGGCTGGTCGTTTGAAAGCCATGGCAATGGCGTCATGTCGAACAAAACGCTGTACCAGAAAGGCGCCGTGCTCAGCCTGGAAAAGTGGGGGGCGAATGGCCATCCCATTTTTGCCTGGCAGAAAGACGCGCAGGGGCGCGACCACGGCGACACGACGGATTGGCATGCCAACGGCGTGCGCGCCAGCGTGACGCCGTTCGTCAAAGGCCAGCGCCACGGCTTGCTGCAAACCTGGTACAGCGACGGCAGCCTGCGGCAGATCGTGCCGTATGAACATGGCAAGAAGCACGGCATCGAGCGCCAGTGGGACAAGACCGGCAAGCTGGTGCTGGAACAGGCATGGCAGGATGGGCAGCCGGTGACAGGCAGTTAGTTCCGCGCCGCCATTGCAGGTATCATGCAGGGATTCCGGCCCGCCAGCAGGCGCGAAGCCGGCACGATAACGGAGGCAATGGTGGTGGAAGCGGAAGTTTCGGCGGTGGCCAGGGCGCAGGGGCTGGCCTTGCAAAACATGCGCGTCGTCATGCGTGCGGCGCAGCGGCACTCGGCGCAGATCGAGAAGCAATGCGGCGTGTCGGGCGCGCAACTGTGGGTGATGCAGGAATTGCTGGAGCGCCCAGGCCTGCGCATGGGCGAGCTGGCCGGCAAGATGTCGATCCACCAGACGACGGCCAGCAACCTGGTCGACGCGCTGGTCAAGAAAGCCTATGTGCGCAAGGCGCGCGACCAGCCCGACCAGCGCGTGGTGACATTGACCCTGACGGTGGAAGGGCAGGCCGTCATCGCCGGCGCGCCGCAGCCGGCGCGCGGCTTGCTGCCCAGTGCCCTGGCCCAGCTGGACGCCGCCAGCCTGGCGCACCTGAACCAGGGCTTGAGCGCCTTGCTGGCCGTCATCGCTCCCGATGACAGGCAGGCCGGCATGCAGCCGTTTCCGTTTACGATGTAGCTTACGATGTAGTTTCCCGGCTGGCCTGCGGCAGCCGCTGCAGCTGCAGTTGCGCCAGCGCCCCGTACAGCGGTTCGCTCAGCACGCGCGAGACCGTGCTGGCCACGACGGCGCAGGCCATCAGGCTGAGCACCATGCCGTGGCCGTCGACCATTTCCATGACAATGATAAACGCCGTCAGCGGCGCTTGCGTGGCGGCGGCCAGGAAACCGACCATGCCCAGCGCGATCAGGGCCGGCGCGTGCGGGTAATGGAGCAGGACGGCGACATCGTGGCCGATGCCGGCGCCGATGGCCAGCGACGGCGCGAAGATGCCGGCCGGCACGCCCGACCACACGGTCAGCCACGTCGCCACATATTTGAAGGCGACAAAGGCGGGCGCCACGTCGGACGAGCCTTCCAGCATGGCGCGCGTGGCCACGGTGCCGCTGCCGAACGTGGCGCCATGGCTGGCGATGCCGATGGCCGCCACCAGCAGGCCACACACGGCGGCGAACAGCACGGGCCGGCCTTTTCTCCACGCGGACAATTTGCCCAGCGGATTGCCGCGGGCGGACGCCAGCAGCAGCCGCGCGAACAGGCCGCCGGCCACGCCCGCGACCAGGGTCACGAGCAAGCCCGGCAAGGCCAGCGCCAGGCCGATGGGACCCGGGTGGATGATGCCGAAGTGGGTGGCGTTGCCGTGGATGGACACGGCCATCATGCCGGCCAGCACGATGCCGGCGACGATGAGGCCGCTGTTGCGCTGCTCGGGCGAGCGCGAAAGTTCCTCGATGGCAAACATGACGCCGGCCAGCGGCGTGTTGAAGGCGGCCGCGATGCCGGCCGCGCCGCCGGCCACCAGCAGGGAATGGGCGCTCACCTGCGAATGACGGGGCAGCCAGCGGCGCGCGGACAGCATCACGCCGGCGGCGATCTGCACGGATGGCCCTTCGCGCCCCAGCGACAATCCCCCCAGCAAGCCGCCCGCCGTCAGGACGATCTTCGCGGCGCTGAGTTTCAGGGAGACAAACAATGAGCGCTGCTCGGGCGCGACGGCCGGGTCCAGTGTCGCCATCACTTGCGGGATGCCGGAACCGGCCGCGCCCATCGCGTAGCGGCGCGTCAGCCAGACCAGCAGGGCGGCGCAGGCCGGCGTCCACAGCAGGGCGAACCACCAGGCCTTGCCGTTAAAAAAGAGAAACAAGTCCAGCGCTTCCTCCGCCAGCCACGTAAAGCCCACGACGACGAGCCCCGCGATGGCGGCCATGCCGACGACGACGGCGCGCGACCACCACAGGCGCGGGTTGGCAAATTCATGCTTGAAGGCAGAGGGAATATCGTGCAAATGCTTCATTGCGGCAAGTCCAGGAAGGGGCGCGCAGGGCGTCGGGGAGACTTGCCATTATATATGTGTATTTGTCCGAATGCATTTTATCGGCCTGATCCGTAGGCGGCTGGCAACAGAAGATCCGCTCCGGCCAGGAAATCGACGAGCGCCCGCACTTTCGGCGCCAGGTGCGGCCCGGATGGCCACAGCAGCCAGCAACTGTGGGCCGGATGGCCGGCGATCGCGTAGTCCCTCAGCACTTCGACCAAGCTGCCGTCGTCGATGGCGGAGCGCACATAAAAGTCGGGCAGCCAGGCGATACCCAGGCCTTGCCGCGCGAAGTGCAGCCGTGCCTCGACGTTGTTGCAGACCATGGACAGTGGCAATTCCGGCACCGGCGCCTCGGCTTGCTGGCGCAGCTGCCACTGTTCCACCTTGCCGCTGTGGCGGAAGCGGTAGTGCAGGCAAGCATGTTGTTGCAGTTCAAGGGGATGGCTGGGCGTGCCGTGGCGCGCCAGGTAGGCGGGCGAGGCCACGAGGCAGGAGCGGAACTGGCCCAGCTTGCGGGCGGCCAGGCGCGAATCGCGCGGGGCGCCGATGCGGATGACGGCGTCGAAACCGTCGCCGACGACATCGGCCAGCGCATCGGAAAAGTCCAGGTCGAGGGCGATGGCCGGGTGCTGCGCGGCAAAATCGGCCAGCGCGGGCAGGAACACGCTACCCAGTTCCGGCAAGCCCAGGCGCAGGCGTCCGCGCGGCGCCAGCTTGCCCGCCAACTCCTCCTGCGCCGCCTGCATTTCCGCCAGGATGCGCTCGCTGCGCGCGAGGAACAGCTTGCCCTCGGCCGTCAGGCTCAGCTGGCGCGTGCTGCGCTGGAACAGGCGCGCGCCCAGCCGCTGCTCGAGTCGGGCCAGACTCTTGCTGACGGCCGATGGAGAAATGCCGGCCTGGCGCGCGGCGGCGACAAAGCTGCCCGCCTGCGCCAGTTGCACGAACAGGGCCACGCCGGAGAGATTATCGATGTCTTGCATGATTCATGACAGTTTGGTCAGGTGTGAAACGCATTGAAGCATATTTTTCTTTCTCGCGTGGCTGCTTACCATGGGGTTTTGACCTGCGGGAGCATGCAATGAAGATGATCGGTTTCAAGAAAGGCAGCAGTGTGGGCGAACAAGGCGGCCTGTTCGACATGGAAGGCCCGATG is part of the Janthinobacterium sp. 67 genome and harbors:
- the msbA gene encoding lipid A export permease/ATP-binding protein MsbA; this translates as MQQSRLLFFRLAGQFRRYGAIVAATLLAVGVASATDVLLIRQLQNVVDAMRATASTQAAPASGVMGMLQGWVDRFLPAQAGQVDLWVIPATILGLAVLRMVSSFAGDYGSVWLSSRVQADLREKMFATIMRLPSRFFDTTTTSLTQSRVAFDASQVSQAGLNVLNVMVRDSVATVGYLILLFSIDVKLALFCMASMPIVAIVVTLAGRRMRHLSKSSQQAVGELTSVLDESIAGQRVVKIFGGQDYEQARFVDVVKRNRQLAVKHAATSAMNSGFIMMLVGITLSSVIYFAMLRAQSGAITPGAFVAFMGALMAMQSPIKNLTKINEPLQRGLAAAESVFGLIDTPLEPDPGTIAPAAVQGNLSLQNVQFRYNSDDPDAPTALSDITLDIRAGETVALVGGSGGGKTTLLGLLPRFYDVSGGRILLDGVDVRDYALLALRRQFALVSQDVILFNDTMAANIAYGDPAPDQARIEASARAAYAHDFIMQLPQGYATQAGQNGSRLSGGQRQRLAIARALYKDAPILLLDEATSALDTESERSVQAALEVLMRNRTTIVIAHRLSTIESADRIVVMQGGRLVESGSHAALLQQGGAYARLHASQLSPVKDSVG
- a CDS encoding toxin-antitoxin system YwqK family antitoxin — protein: MKNQQTLRWLLAAALGMGATLPPAAVSTPTLQEEDHTMYLDQDFMPSKQRRATYALRTPPVRDEALGAWHVRLEFPDTPGVLAFETYATDLDLSQVRFVRFRKYYYENGQLLRETYFNDQGEELLGGCVYFENGQVKQRVTALPNGRDSISETYHENGQLMNRTLYHGDEMADGEHVSYGANGAVSNRSYQRNGKMDGVQESFYDDGKLFQRGQFVDGKREGEFVTYAQDGKVLAKTVWVHGQPDGWSFESHGNGVMSNKTLYQKGAVLSLEKWGANGHPIFAWQKDAQGRDHGDTTDWHANGVRASVTPFVKGQRHGLLQTWYSDGSLRQIVPYEHGKKHGIERQWDKTGKLVLEQAWQDGQPVTGS
- a CDS encoding MarR family winged helix-turn-helix transcriptional regulator, producing MQGFRPASRREAGTITEAMVVEAEVSAVARAQGLALQNMRVVMRAAQRHSAQIEKQCGVSGAQLWVMQELLERPGLRMGELAGKMSIHQTTASNLVDALVKKAYVRKARDQPDQRVVTLTLTVEGQAVIAGAPQPARGLLPSALAQLDAASLAHLNQGLSALLAVIAPDDRQAGMQPFPFTM
- a CDS encoding chloride channel protein, giving the protein MKHLHDIPSAFKHEFANPRLWWSRAVVVGMAAIAGLVVVGFTWLAEEALDLFLFFNGKAWWFALLWTPACAALLVWLTRRYAMGAAGSGIPQVMATLDPAVAPEQRSLFVSLKLSAAKIVLTAGGLLGGLSLGREGPSVQIAAGVMLSARRWLPRHSQVSAHSLLVAGGAAGIAAAFNTPLAGVMFAIEELSRSPEQRNSGLIVAGIVLAGMMAVSIHGNATHFGIIHPGPIGLALALPGLLVTLVAGVAGGLFARLLLASARGNPLGKLSAWRKGRPVLFAAVCGLLVAAIGIASHGATFGSGTVATRAMLEGSSDVAPAFVAFKYVATWLTVWSGVPAGIFAPSLAIGAGIGHDVAVLLHYPHAPALIALGMVGFLAAATQAPLTAFIIVMEMVDGHGMVLSLMACAVVASTVSRVLSEPLYGALAQLQLQRLPQASRETTS
- a CDS encoding LysR family transcriptional regulator — encoded protein: MQDIDNLSGVALFVQLAQAGSFVAAARQAGISPSAVSKSLARLEQRLGARLFQRSTRQLSLTAEGKLFLARSERILAEMQAAQEELAGKLAPRGRLRLGLPELGSVFLPALADFAAQHPAIALDLDFSDALADVVGDGFDAVIRIGAPRDSRLAARKLGQFRSCLVASPAYLARHGTPSHPLELQQHACLHYRFRHSGKVEQWQLRQQAEAPVPELPLSMVCNNVEARLHFARQGLGIAWLPDFYVRSAIDDGSLVEVLRDYAIAGHPAHSCWLLWPSGPHLAPKVRALVDFLAGADLLLPAAYGSGR